The Delphinus delphis chromosome 2, mDelDel1.2, whole genome shotgun sequence genome contains a region encoding:
- the ISCA2 gene encoding iron-sulfur cluster assembly 2 homolog, mitochondrial isoform X2, producing the protein MAAVRGLSLTAVALRAVTLWPGGRLLAASRGPRALRELSSSSPEAGEGQIHLTDSCVQRLLEITEGSEFLRLEVEGGGCSGFQYKFSLDTVINPDDRVFEQGGARVVVDSDSLAFVKGAHVDFSQELIRSSFQVLNNPQAQQGCSCGSSFSVKL; encoded by the exons ATGGCGGCCGTCAGAGGGTTGAGTCTAACCGCTGTGGCCCTGAGAGCAGTCACTCTCTGGCCAGGGGGCAG GCTCCTCGCGGCCTCCCGCGGACCTCGGGCGCTTCGGGAACTGTCGTCCTCCAGCCCCGAAGCTGGCGAAGGGCAGATCCACCTCACCGACAGCTGCGTCCAG AGGCTTCTGGAAATCACCGAAGGGTCAGAATTCCTCaggctggaggtggagggaggtggATGCTCCGGATTCCAGTACAAATTTTCACTGGATACAGTTATCAACCCCGACGACAG GGTATTTGAACAGGGTGGGGCAAGAGTGGTGGTTGACTCTGATAGCTTGGCCTTCGTGAAAGGGGCCCATGTGGACTTCAGCCAAGAACTGATCCGAAGCTCATTTCAAGTGTTGAACAATCCTCAAGCACAGCAAGGCTGCTCCTGTGGGTCATCCTTCTCTGTCAAACTTTGA
- the ISCA2 gene encoding iron-sulfur cluster assembly 2 homolog, mitochondrial isoform X1: MAAVRGLSLTAVALRAVTLWPGGSRLLAASRGPRALRELSSSSPEAGEGQIHLTDSCVQRLLEITEGSEFLRLEVEGGGCSGFQYKFSLDTVINPDDRVFEQGGARVVVDSDSLAFVKGAHVDFSQELIRSSFQVLNNPQAQQGCSCGSSFSVKL, translated from the exons ATGGCGGCCGTCAGAGGGTTGAGTCTAACCGCTGTGGCCCTGAGAGCAGTCACTCTCTGGCCAGGGGGCAG CAGGCTCCTCGCGGCCTCCCGCGGACCTCGGGCGCTTCGGGAACTGTCGTCCTCCAGCCCCGAAGCTGGCGAAGGGCAGATCCACCTCACCGACAGCTGCGTCCAG AGGCTTCTGGAAATCACCGAAGGGTCAGAATTCCTCaggctggaggtggagggaggtggATGCTCCGGATTCCAGTACAAATTTTCACTGGATACAGTTATCAACCCCGACGACAG GGTATTTGAACAGGGTGGGGCAAGAGTGGTGGTTGACTCTGATAGCTTGGCCTTCGTGAAAGGGGCCCATGTGGACTTCAGCCAAGAACTGATCCGAAGCTCATTTCAAGTGTTGAACAATCCTCAAGCACAGCAAGGCTGCTCCTGTGGGTCATCCTTCTCTGTCAAACTTTGA